In a genomic window of Glycine max cultivar Williams 82 chromosome 13, Glycine_max_v4.0, whole genome shotgun sequence:
- the LOC102662104 gene encoding rust resistance kinase Lr10, translating to MLQGNSILITLLLMLLLIRNGNCQNKCNKELSCGPDEPLIRFPFQLVKGMKDECANPGFCLYCTQKNETMVVLSTIEFHVLFINYKRNYFRLRDPENCLPNKFLQINNFFLQHNQLELGFPGHEGTNNLSFFNCSSVGHRYLTRWVCYSEYVVGQQDMISCPIHVSRYYDSVLEWDLTSCTKMFDTISPVEAYDLQSNSLNMRWSIPNCTKCEAKGKRCKWKNNNTEGDIECFDCKPKRIHVPQSFIFATTGSIFLGLVVIVVFKIALYFRQKEDDQARVAKFLEDYRAEKPARFTYADLKRITGGFKEKLGEGAHGAVFRGKLSNEILVAVKILNNKEGEGKEFINEVGIMGKIHHINVVRLLGFCAEGFHRALVYNLFPNGSLQRFIVPPDNKDHFLGWEKLQKIALGIAKGIEYLHQGCNQPIIHFDINPHNVLLDDNFTPKISDFGLAKLCSKNPSLVSMTAARGTVGYIAPEVFSRNFGNVSYKSDIYSYGMLLLEMVGGRKNVDMSSAQDFHVLYPDWIHNLIDGDVHIHVEDEVDIKIAKKLAIVGLWCIQWQPVNRPSIKSVIQMLETGEENQLNVPPNPFNSTTSTITSGHTRVTRRPLELEVIQE from the exons atgctCCAAGGGAATTCCATATTGATCACACTGTTACTAATGCTACTTCTTATCAGAAATGGCAACTGTCAGAACAAGTGCAATAAGGAATTGTCTTGTGGGCCTGACGAACCCCTTATTAGATTCCCCTTCCAACTGGTGAAGGGGATGAAAGATGAATGTGCTAATCCCgggttttgtttatattgtaCTCAAAAAAATGAAACCATGGTTGTGCTCTCTACAATAGAATTCCATGTCCTTTTCATAAACTACAAACGTAACTACTTTAGGTTGAGGGACCCAGAAAATTGTCTTCCGAACAAGTTTCTAcaaatcaacaatttttttcttcagcaCAACCAACTTGAACTAGGATTTCCTGGACATGAAGGAACAAACAACTTGAGCTTCTTTAACTGTTCTTCAGTTGGGCATAGATACCTCACAAGATGGGTTTGTTATAGTGAATACGTTGTTGGTCAACAAGATATGATCTCCTGTCCGATTCACGTGTCTAGATATTACGACAGTGTCCTCGAATGGGATCTAACATCCTGTACCAAGATGTTCGACACCATTTCGCCAGTTGAGGCATACGACCTGCAGTCGAATTCTTTGAATATGAGATGGTCCATACCAAATTGTACTAAGTGCGAAGCAAAAGGCAAGAGATGTAAATGGAAGAACAACAACACAGAAGGAGACATTGAATGTTTTGACTGCAAACCGAAAAGAATCCATGTTCCCCAATCTTTTATTTTCGCTACTACAG GCTCAATTTTTTTGGGGCTGGTGGTCATTGTTGTCTTTAAGATAGCCCTCTATTTTAGACAGAAAGAAGACGACCAAGCAAGAGTGGCCAAGTTTTTAGAGGATTACAGGGCAGAAAAGCCTGCAAGATTTACCTATGCTGATTTGAAAAGAATCACTGGTGGCTTTAAAGAAAAGTTAGGGGAAGGAGCTCATGGAGCTGTATTCAGAGGAAAACTTTCAAATGAGATTCTAGTGGCTGTGAAGATCCTCAATAataaagagggagaagggaaggaGTTCATTAATGAAGTGGGAATCATGGGAAAAATTCATCACATCAACGTGGTTCGTTTGCTTGGCTTCTGTGCAGAAGGATTTCATCGTGCTCTTGTCTACAATTTGTTTCCAAACGGATCCTTACAACGATTTATAGTTCCACCGGACAACAAGGACCATTTCCTTGGCTGGGAGAAGCTGCAAAAGATTGCTCTTGGTATAGCTAAAGGGATTGAGTATCTTCATCAAGGTTGTAATCAACCCATTATTCATTTTGACATCAATCCTCACAATGTGCTACTTGATGACAACTTCACTCcaaaaatttctgattttggCTTAGCCAAATTGTGTTCCAAGAATCCTAGTTTGGTGTCCATGACAGCTGCAAGAGGAACCGTGGGATACATTGCACCTGAAGTTTTCTCCAGAAACTTTGGGAATGTGTCTTATAAGTCTGATATTTACAGTTATGGAATGTTATTGTTAGAAATGGTTGGAGGAAGAAAGAATGTAGACATGTCTTCTGCCCAAGATTTCCATGTTTTGTATCCGGATTGGATCCATAACCTGATTGATGGAGATGTACATATCCATGTTGAGGATGAAGTTGATATTAAAATTGCAAAGAAATTAGCAATTGTTGGACTTTGGTGCATTCAGTGGCAGCCAGTCAATCGTCCATCTATAAAATCTGTCATACAAATGTTAGAAACTGGAGAGGAAAACCAGTTAAATGTGCCTCCTAATCCATTCAACTCAACCACTTCAACTATTACTAGTGGACACACTAGAGTTACAAGACGACCTTTGGAGTTAGAAGTTATTCAAGAATGA
- the LOC121173261 gene encoding uncharacterized protein translates to MAPTRKNKKRYIKRFLEIFKGLEITMPFGEALQQMPLYSKFMKDILTKNGKYIDNENIVVGGSCSAIIQRKLPKKFKDPGSVTIPCTIGKEAVNKALIDLGASINLMPLSMCRRIGNLKIDPTKMTLQLADYSITRPYEVVEDVLVKVRHFTFPVDFVIMDI, encoded by the coding sequence ATGGCACCCACCAGGAAGAACAAGAAGCGTTACATCAAACGTTTCTTGGAAATATTCAAAGGGCTAGAAATCACCATGCCATTCGGGGAAGCCTTACAGCAGATGCCCCTCTACTCCAAATTTATGAAAGACATCCTCACCAAGAATGGGAAGTATATTGACAACGAGAATATTGTGGTAGGAGGCAGCTGCAGTGCAATAATTCAGAGGAAGCTACCCAAGAAGTTTAAGGACCCCGGAAGTGTTACCATCCCATGCACCATAGGGAAGGAAGCGGTAAACAAGGCCCTCATTGATCTAGGAGCAAGTATCAATTTGATGCCCTTATCAATGTGCAGAAGAATTGGGAATTTGAAGATAGACCCCACCAAGATGACGCTTCAACTGGCAGACTACTCAATCACAAGACCATACGAGGTGGTAGAAGATGTCCTGGTCAAGGTACGCCACTTCACTTTTCCGGTGGACTTTGTTATCATGGATATCTAA